A region of the Hirundo rustica isolate bHirRus1 chromosome 5, bHirRus1.pri.v3, whole genome shotgun sequence genome:
acacaaacaaaaacacacatgtatatataaaagTTTCTTTGGACAAGCTCAGGTCCAGGGACATGCCCTGTGTACAACAGTGACCCATCTCCATTAGGAGTTTCATTCTCCCTAGGTGTGAGAGCTCTTCCTCCATTTGTTTCAGCCTTATGCTGTTAAGACCTCAGAAGAGGCAGCTTAATTGCTTTCTGCCCAAACACACTTAGCTGTTTCCATGGTCCTCCATCAGGTGTATGCAGGTGCCTGTTGCTGTTGTCAGTAATAGCCTACATTAGAAGAAAGCCCCTTGTGCTGTGGTGTGATACCCAATGCTGTCCCAGGCTCAGCTGCAGGCTGCTCATGTGCAGGTACCTGCAACCCCACAGCAACAAGAGCAGTGCCAGGaggcactggagctgctgcctggatgGAGGTCGTATTCCTCACAAAGACAGGAAATCTTCTTGCCTGGTAAGTCACTAATGGAGTGCTGCTCTTTGAAATGCTATCCTGCAAACTTAATTCAAGTTGTCTTGAACTGAAATGAAAGCTGATGGAAAGCCCTGCAAAAACATAGCTGTTTAGAAATGGTAATGTTTGGTGAGAGAAGGTAGTTGTGTCTGCTCTTGTGTAGGAATCTGTTAGAGGCTAGAAATAGGGCTTGGCAGAGGTGAATAGTTCAGCTGTGTTTATGAAGGAACCTCAAACAGAGGCATTGTAAGGGCAAAGAAACTCCAGAGGTGTTTCTTATCTTTACTCAGATTAAGATAGAAATGGAGCAGCAACTGTAAGGATGCTGCAGGTTAATCTTTGtcagaaggaatttttaaatgagCGGTTTTCCATGTATCCTGTGAGACCACttgaaagaaaaggatgaaCTCAAAGAATGCAAAGGATACTACCAGTATTTTTAGAACTGTTTTAGCAGCACACTCTCTGTCAGGTTGTGTCTAAGCTACAAATAAAGGTTTGTGTTGTGCTGGTAGCTTAAAATCCACTTaacaaagcaacacaaaaatgtattctaggccaggctgggcagggcttggagcaacctgatctggtggaaagtgtccctgcctgtgaTGGAGGGCTTGGAAGAAGaagatctttgaggtcccttccaatcctaactgttctgtgattctgtgtaaaAAAGCCTTGTAAACTCTATCCAGTAGCTAAGACTGGCAGAGCACACTAAATGTCTTCCAGCTGTAAAACATGCTTCCCCTTATTGAAGTCTTCAGCAAAACTGACTTTAGTTGACAGGTTTGACAACTCTGATAGTTTGGGAAGCTTTAGCTTGGAAATCTGTGATACAGATGTGAGAAGCCAGAGATACAtggaggctgcagctgcctgtgtaTATGTTTAAAAGGTAGAATTGGTGTTTGCTACTTACTGTCTGGTCTTTGAAGTACTTAAGTTCATTCCTATGCAGTGTAAACCACCTTGTTTTCCAGTTCTGAAAGATCAAGAACGAATGGTAACTGTCTTGGGAGAGTTTAGTCTAAAACTtcttaggaaagaaaaactttaaaagctGCTGCCTTGCTCTGGTTTACGGTTGTGCTTTATTGTTGCTCAAAACACAAATTGTTCCTCTCTGCAGGGAAATACAGGTGGAGCAATTTCAGCTCCACATTGTCTTTAGCTTCTGTGGGTGATCACAGAGTGGAAGCAATAAGCAAGAGTTTTCCTTACCTTGACTATTTTGCCTTGTTTTATCAAATATCCTTCCTTGGTACCAAGCTGTGAAGTAACAAAGAAAGGGATTGGGGTTagaggctgagctctgcttctATTTCCCACATCCCCCTCTTTGCCCACATGAGGAAGATGGATCAGTTCTTTGGGAAACTCCCCACTTGCCCTCACTTCACTGCTCTGCTTGGGCAGATCCAGCCACTTTAGACCCTGCAGACCCTAGCCAcggagctgtgctggctctgagGGCAGccccctgggctgtgcctccCCCAGGGAGCTCCTGGCCTGCACCTTCTCAGCCAAACACTGCAAACTGCTGCACTCGCTCTCTATTTAGTGGAGCTGGATGGTTGCCTTGGTACGTGTTGTGACCAGGAGCACGTGGGGTTTAAGTGACAGCAGAATCATCCCCAGGAAATGCTCCTCAAATGCAAATAGGGGGAAATACTGCTTTACTGTCCTCTTCTCTCAGCCAGGCTCGAGAGGAAAAACCTGTTATGTTCAATGGGCTTTTTGAAAAATTGGGATTTGAATAGTTTCTCTAGCATCCTGAGTGACACTTGGACCTTATGACTTTTTAGATTCTGAAACACTGTGTAGGGACCTGGCTGTGAGACTGCAGacttctgaaaatcaaaatcttGCCAGGTTACCACTCGGTCTTGAAAAAATATTACCTTTTTATTGGTGGTATGTGAAAGTCAAGCTTTTTTGGAGTTTAAAGTGTAACTCAGTGATGAAGGGTTGGTTGTGAGACATATCAGAAGTGGTTCCTCTAGCAATTTCATTAACCCATATTAACATAactcttcctcttttccccccaaaatacTGTATAATTAAAGTAGTTTCCTCTGTTTTGAACAAACTGTTCTGGAGAAACCACCTGTCTCACTTAGACATGAGTTACAAGGGATTTAGAtactaattgctgttcaagtgaGTCTGAAATGTCAGAATAGGTGGCCCGAATggatatgattttttttgtatgtggGTGCATTTGGTTTCTTTAATTCATGAAAATGTTAATAATGATAACTTACTCTAAAAGATAACATGACAATGAAACTCTTTAATATATTCTTTGTTAGGACTGTCAGACTCACCCAGGTCCGCTGCAGACAATGTTTTTCCAGGGACAGCATTGAAGTGACAACAATTATAAAAGCCTTTATTGGCCGTGGGGCTGTACTGAGCAAGTCTGTATTTGTTTGGCAAAGACCTCCTGTGTTCACAAACCCTTAAAGGGATTAATAACCAGTCTTGCTCCATAGCTCACTCCAGCAATCATGCTAGACTCAGGCCAGAAGTGCCCCTGCCCCCAGAACACAACTTACTGAGGGAGCATTTGGGACAAGGTCACTTTCTGTCCTTCCTGTCTGCATTGCAGTGTGAACTCGTACAGACTCATAAATGGAAGGTTCTTCCACTTGCCGTGGGTAGGGATGCTTCAATACAATTAAAGTTCCTGGAGAGAAAAGAGCAGGAGTAAGTCATTTGGCAAGTCCAGCTTAGAAAATAACTTGTCAGTAGCTACATCTCTGAGGAATGGTTAACTTCACCTTTTcctaaaattaaaaagccagctgtgaaaactgtaaatatagGTACACTTTTTCAAAACCTTTACCCTGGCAAATGTTTGCATGAAATCTCTTGATTCAATAAATTCCTTTCCTGCCCAAGGGGCTGGCTTGGAGGGTAGGCAGGATGCTAAACTAGATAGGAGGCCATAAGAGTCATTGGGTCTGCCAACATCCCACTAGCTGGTGCTTAAATCACTTGACCTGTCAGAGCTTTGGCTACAGTAAATCCACGTCACCATGGCCTTCAACTGTTTTTaccacagctcctcccagttagCCCTTTCATTACAGccattcttctttttctccaagTAAGTCATGTTTGTAGCATGTTCCCTGAAAAAAGCTGCATTCTCAATAGTGAATCTATTGTACATTTCAAAATAGCGAAGAACATCCTTAAAATAGTAACTGCTCCACCATCTAACtccattctttaaaaataatgtcaCAACATACCAAATTAGGCTCCATTTGCATTTTATGCTGATATTGCAGCTCTTTAAGAGGAGGGATGCTAGAACCGGTAACAACTTGGACTTGAAACCTACAGATGTATGAGTAATTTAAAAGTATTCTGTAATGGGAAGGGCTAAaaagagaagtggaaaagtTGTATTTGAAGTAACCAGCTGAAAACTGTTTGCAGGCATGGGGGTGTATGCAAATGTGATTATTCAGCTTGCTGTAGGTGGAAAGTCAACATTGGTTTATTTCTATCTGGCCTTGCGGAAAAACAATGCtttaccatttaaaataaaattgagaaGAACAGCTCCATCACCATTCCAGAGAAACTACTCTCAAGCTGTTGCACAGAATCAGAGCATCATCATCTGTACATTATGGAAAAAAGCCAATTGCAGAACTTGAATGACTAGTACAACATTTTATACAGTATCTGTTTTCTAATAAGttctctgtggatttttttcttcctccacaaAGACAATTTTACAGGATAATCTGGTAATTATACACGAGATCTAGCAAAAGCTGCACTGTAGCAAGGTTATTCTGCCATGCTTGCATCTGCTGATGCTTGGATTGGAATTGACTCTGATGAGCCCCTACCCCATTTTTGACAAAAGATGGTTATGACCCAGGGAGAAATTTGACACCTGTATCTGAAGTAATATTGCCCCTGAGTGTTaattctctcttcttctctaCTGTTTTCCATAGTATGGTAATGTGGaaggtgtgttttttgttttggttttttttttatttctgtagcaCATCTGACTTAAATGTTTCACACAGCCAGTAGAATCTGATTACGAAACTTTAAGTGTTGATCCCAACCATAGAGACCAGATAAAACCAATGTCTTGCTTATTAATGTCTGTAACACATGCAGTGAAGGAGTGAGGAATGGGGAAATCCAAGTTTTACATCATCTGAATTATTTATAGAGCTAGGCCTGTGAGTGCACGCCTGATTTCCCAGGAAAAATAGCTCACTGGCACGGAGGATACATGTAGAAGCTCTGTGTTTGAACCACTCtggaaagcaatttaaaaagagaGTTTTTTGAAAGATACAAATGCCATATTAAGTGTACAACTGCATTTTTCTTGGGGGAAGAAACTGGCAAAGGAGCCCTTGAATTTAATGTTTATGTTAGCAGAATACTGGTGCATATTTAGTGTGTGACATATTACAGTTACTGCATATGCCAACTATCACTTAACTGGACTCTTGCATATATGATTAGTACTGCTCTGAGTTACTTGCATGCACTAGCCACAGAGGATACAGAGGCTTTTGGCATTAACTCGTACTGACGTGTCTTCAACTCTTACGCTTGAATCTAAACACAAAACTGACATGATCATGATGCTGTCCTCTTTGTTTCTCCAGGGACTCTAGTCTGATGGGGTTCAATTCACATGTAGGAATCAAGTTTAATATTTCGACCCTTAATTCAGGCAGCACACTGGTTGTCAAAGAAACTTGTGCTTTGCTCTCTCCTCTTAAAAACGAGAAAAATCACTGTGATAGCAGATGGCATCAGCATGGTGATGCACTGCAGGCAGGACAGGAGACCTAGTTAAAAACGTGCTCCCTACAGGAAAGAGGAGCATAACATTGTAGACTCCTTCCCTGGACGAAGAATAGcaagatgaaataattttaacttgtttttccatttatttttattggggGGTTTCAGCTTCATAGATGCATCTTTATTTCTTCACAAACACCGTGCTTTGGTTTGGCCATTTTTGAGAATGTTCTAATCCTCCCAATATTCTGAAATGATTCCTCCTCTGAGAAGTTGAAAGGAGCTCATAGCAATGGTTAGCAAAAGCCCAGTAAGCTTATGTGTGGTTTATCTTCAAAGAACTTGAAAGATTTTTTGCAGTGGAAGTTTGTTAGATGCAAATACAAATGTGAATTCATGAAGATGAACACTTTAGCAGAAGATCTATTTGCTAACTCATCAGATCCTCCTTTTAGTTAGATCTTTGTAAAGCATGGCTAAAAATGTGTTCATACACACTATATGGCTCTCCTTACCTGTTTCACTTCCAATTAAAGGCTGGTTTGCAAAATGCATGACCAATTCCTTCAAGCTATAAAATTCATTAAATCCAAATTTTAATGAAGTTCCTGTATGTTCAACATGGAAGTGTTTCACAGAATCTTTCCCcctaaaataaaagaggagaaTTTGTCAAGACATAAATGCCAAAGGCATTTGGCACGTACAATCCTGAAATAACAGCTTTCACTACAGGGAATATGACCCAGATCACAGGCTGACAATCACTGTCCTAGTGTAATATTACTGCCATTACTGTCCCTCACTGGCACTCAACACatctgaaaataagattttaattGCTGATTTACAGATATGAGATGATGAAAGCCTCGAAAGGCCAAGTGGGTTAATTTAA
Encoded here:
- the DAPP1 gene encoding dual adapter for phosphotyrosine and 3-phosphotyrosine and 3-phosphoinositide — its product is MAQRPEPRPAAPLERELMALGWYHDNLSRHAAEALLLSNGKDGSYLLRKSNEREGLYSLSVRGKDSVKHFHVEHTGTSLKFGFNEFYSLKELVMHFANQPLIGSETGTLIVLKHPYPRQVEEPSIYESVRVHTAMQTGRTESDLVPNAPSLGTKEGYLIKQGKIVKNWKTRWFTLHRNELKYFKDQTATEPIRALDLTECSAVQFDYSQERVNCFCLVFPLRTYYLCAKTGIEADEWIKILRWKLVR